From Candidatus Eremiobacteraceae bacterium:
AAGGGCGTCCGTCCACCGATCGCGGTGTGCGGACGCTCGGTGTTGTAGTAGTTGACGTAGTTGGTGAGCGCATCGGCGCGCGCCTCTAGGGTGCCGTACGCTCGACCCTTGAGTGCCTCATCGGTAATCGTGCGGATCCATCGTTCGACCTTGCCGTTGGTCTGCGGGCGCCGTGGCCGGATGAGGATATGACGCATGCCCAGCAGTTGGCACGTATCGCGCCAATACGCTGACGTGTAGCACGGTCCACGATCGGTCATGATGCGCTGGGCGCCGATGCCGATGCTCGCGAACCACTGCTGCGCCCGCTCGAGGAAGCCGGTGGATGTGCCCGCCAACTCGTTCGGATGGATCTCGGCATAGCCGATGCGCGTGCAGTCATCGATCGCGACGTGCAGGCATTCATAGCCAGGCCCGCGCCGACGCCGATGCGGGTCGTCATACAGGCCTAACGTGCCGAGTTTTTTGACGTCGACGTGGATGAGCGCACCCGGCGTTGTATGCTCGTAGCGGACCACCGGGAGGCGGTCCTTGGAGGCAAGTCGGTTGATGCCGTACCGCTTGAGCACTTTGTAGACGGTCGAGGGTGCCATGTGCAGCTCGAAGGCAAGTCGGTTCGGTCCGATGCGGCGTGCTTGGCGGGCAGCGATGATCCGCTGTTCAATCTCGGGGGTCAGTCGACGTGGCTGGCGGCGCGGTCGTGATGACCGGCTCTGGACGCTGTCGCGCCGCAACCAGCGGTACACCGTGTGCTTGGATACCTGGTACTTAGCCTGGATCGCGCGGACGAGCATGCCGGCTCGTCGATCGGCGACGATGTCGGCGCGAATCGCAGCAGCATCCCAACGAGTGGTATAATGCATGAGGAGCCCTCCGGGTGGTGTGTGTTCACAACAACACCGTTCCGGAAGGGCTCTCTTCGTACCTCAGGTGTGTGGGGAGTACAATAAAGGACTGCTCAAACAGGGCGGATCCGCGCGTCGCGAAGCGATCGGCAAACTGTTGGAGAGCGTCGGCGGACGGCTCGAATCCCTGTATTTCGCGTTCGGTGCGGACGACTTCATCATCATCGGCGAGTTGCCCGATAACGTCAGCGCGAGCGCCGTCGCCTTGAACGCAGCCGCGAGCGGCGCGGTCTCGAACGTCCGCACGACCGTGTTGTTGACGCCTGAAGAAGTCGACCAGGTCGCGAAGAAGTCGGTCGTCTACAAGCCGCCGACGACCTAGTCACGAGTCGTCCCAACCGTTCAGCGCCGGCTTCAAATCGACGATGGGCGTGCCGTCGATCGCCTCGAGCGGTCCGACACGCAGACGGCGCCCGTCGATCTCTCGCACGACGACGCGATGCAGCCCGATCGGATTCGGCCGGTCGGGCGAACGCGTGTCGAAGACGCCGGTGAGTGGACTGTTCGCATCGCCGCGGGGATGCACTTTCAGTTCGTCGCGGCGAGCGAGATGCAGCCATGTGATGACGATGACATCGTCGCCTGGCGAAATCCCCTCGATGCCGTCGGCGGCATCGGCCTCGATCTCGAGCCACGCATCCGGCGCTCCCTCGCGACCTTGCTTCGGTCCGTCGCCTCGCCGCTTGATCGTCGATCGGACGACGCCGATCGGGCGTATTTCGAACGCGCCTTGGGTCATGCTTTTAGCTTCGCGACGATCTCGTCCGTCGTGCCGATCTCACCGATACGCGGGAATATGCGGTTCAGCGTATTCTTATGCGCATCTTCGAAGAGATCGGTCATCGCATCCGAGGCGAAGGTCAGGTTGTAGCCGCGTTCGAACGCGTCGCGCGCCGTCGACTCGACGCCGATGCTCGTCGCGATCCCGCACATGACGATGCCCGTCACCTTTCGCCGACGCAGCTGCAGGTCGAGCTCCGTGCCGTAAAACGCGCCCCATTGGCGCTTCGTGATGAAGATGTCGGTCGCCGGATCCGCTTCCAAGTCGTCGGCGAGTTTCGCGAAGTCGGGCGTCGGCGTTCTGGGCGGCGGCTTCGCTTCGGCGCGCGGCGCGAGCATGATCTCCGGGCGCCATTCGACGTTGACGAGGACGACCGGCTTGGCGGCTGCGCGAAACGCCTTCGCAAGGCGGCTGCACTGCTCGACGATTCCGGCCGTCGGCTGGAAGGTCTGCAAGCCGATGACGCTGCGTTGGATATCGATGACGACGAGCGCGGTTCGCTCATCGAGGGCCGTGACCGGCATGTCCTGACCTCCCATCGTTATGCGAAGCTTAGTGTATGAACATGAAGACGATTCCGAGGGCCATGATGAGACCGCCGCTGAGCACCTCGCCGTAACGCTCGAGCGGGCCGATGCTCAACTGCTGGAGCCCGCTTGCAGAGGCGACGCAGAGCGCGACGTACGTCGCGATGGTCGACACGGCGAAAACGGCGGACATGAGCGCGATGAGCCCCGGGCCGAATCGCGAAGCGGCGAAGAACGCGGGAATGCCTTCGACCATCGGTGATGAGCCGAGTATGAGGAGTAGCGCCGTACGCGACGACGTCGTGTGCTCGTGCTCGTGCTCGGGCGGCGAATCGGCGACGACGGCTGCGGCTTCATGCCAATCCGCAGGCGCGTGCGTATGCCAGTGCGCGTGGATAAGGCTCCCATGCCGGTGCCGGTGTGCGTGCCCGCGTCGCGCGCTAGGATCCGCAACGGCCTCGGCCGCCCACGAGGCGCCTTCGGCGCGAAGTTCGCGCAGCGCGCCTACGACCACCCATGCGCCGAAGATGATGAGCGCCCAACTCGTGACGAGGTCGACCGCTCGGCCGAATCGCTCCGCGAACAACGCGCCCGCGATCCAGACCGACAGCGCGATGACGAGCGTCGAAAAGGTGTGGCCGATGCCGGCGATCGCCGCCGTGCGCGCGGTTTGCGAGCGCGTCCACCCTTGCCGGCGTGCGAGCAGAGCGATCGGCACCCAATGGTCGGGGACCAGCGTGTGGAGAACGCCGACCGCTGCGACGGCGATGACGAGCAGGGCAGGCGTCGCGGAAGTTAGGGACGGCACGCCTCGTCCTTACGAGGTTAGATCCGAAGCGCCTCTTCGACCGCCTGGTCCTCGGTCATGCGCGCTCCGGAAGCGCGCAGCCTTGCGAGCTCACCCTCGCCGAGCGCGGAGCGCAGGACGGCTTCGAGCTCGTCGCGCGAGAACTGCTCGGTGTACTCGATGCTGAAACTGTTGCGTGCTAGGGTCTCGTCGAAATATCCAAGCAGCTGAGCCCCAAGCTTTGCGTCGCCTTTTTCGGCGGCGACCCGCGCGAGATGCATGATGCTGATCGCGCCGTGTGATGCGGCCTGCGCGTCGCGTGCGATCCTCAGCCCCTCTCGGGCGCGTACCCGGGCGTCGTCGAACTGTCGCAACGCGCTCAGATACGCGGCCAAGTTATTGAAGATGATAAACCTGTTCGAGCCGATCGCATCGAGGTTCTCGCCCGCGACCTCTGCCGCCCGCGCAGCGTCGCCTGTCGAAAACTCGACTTCTGCGAGATTGTTCACGACCGTCGAGCGAAGCCGGTCGTTGCCGGTCGCGCGTGCGATGGCGAGGACGTCGGCGTAAAGCGCGCGCGCTTCTTCCGTCCTGCCCGCGAAGTGGTAGTTGCGGGCCATGGCCGACTTGACGTTACCGACAGCGTTCCGGCTTCTCAGTTTTTCGGCGAGCACGAACGCTTCGTCCAGGTAGCGCTGCGCTTCGTCGTGCTGGGCCTGACGCAGACAGGTCTCGGCGATCGACCGCATCGCGTCCAACGTGCCGGCGACGTCTCCGAGTTCCCGGTTCAGCCGCAATGCGTGCTCCGCGTCTTCCCGAAGCTGGGCCCATGACGCTATCGCCAAACTCGAGAGCCGATACCGACCGAGCCACAATGCCGCGAGCGTCGCCTTCGATTTTATCTCTCCGCTTGACGCAAGCGCAGCCTCGACGCGTGCCCGCCCCTCGGCCTCGTAGCCTGCGAGGAAGTAGTATTCGTTCGTGCTCGCCGCGAGAGCAGTTCCGAGCTCGACGTCGTTTTTTTCGGCGAGCGCCCAGTCGAGCGCGGCGCG
This genomic window contains:
- the tsaA gene encoding tRNA (N6-threonylcarbamoyladenosine(37)-N6)-methyltransferase TrmO, coding for MTQGAFEIRPIGVVRSTIKRRGDGPKQGREGAPDAWLEIEADAADGIEGISPGDDVIVITWLHLARRDELKVHPRGDANSPLTGVFDTRSPDRPNPIGLHRVVVREIDGRRLRVGPLEAIDGTPIVDLKPALNGWDDS
- a CDS encoding isochorismatase family protein produces the protein MPVTALDERTALVVIDIQRSVIGLQTFQPTAGIVEQCSRLAKAFRAAAKPVVLVNVEWRPEIMLAPRAEAKPPPRTPTPDFAKLADDLEADPATDIFITKRQWGAFYGTELDLQLRRRKVTGIVMCGIATSIGVESTARDAFERGYNLTFASDAMTDLFEDAHKNTLNRIFPRIGEIGTTDEIVAKLKA
- a CDS encoding IS481 family transposase, translated to MHYTTRWDAAAIRADIVADRRAGMLVRAIQAKYQVSKHTVYRWLRRDSVQSRSSRPRRQPRRLTPEIEQRIIAARQARRIGPNRLAFELHMAPSTVYKVLKRYGINRLASKDRLPVVRYEHTTPGALIHVDVKKLGTLGLYDDPHRRRRGPGYECLHVAIDDCTRIGYAEIHPNELAGTSTGFLERAQQWFASIGIGAQRIMTDRGPCYTSAYWRDTCQLLGMRHILIRPRRPQTNGKVERWIRTITDEALKGRAYGTLEARADALTNYVNYYNTERPHTAIGGRTPFQRLAEKSTPGL
- a CDS encoding GYD domain-containing protein; this translates as MCGEYNKGLLKQGGSARREAIGKLLESVGGRLESLYFAFGADDFIIIGELPDNVSASAVALNAAASGAVSNVRTTVLLTPEEVDQVAKKSVVYKPPTT